The following proteins are co-located in the Argopecten irradians isolate NY chromosome 9, Ai_NY, whole genome shotgun sequence genome:
- the LOC138330763 gene encoding uncharacterized protein, translated as MILEAGKRETRGLLSRTNIRQRPSRGFMDDLTITATMHVHARWILTVLEDTVSWARMKFKAVKFRCLILKKGRVTRKFYLFIQGKEIPSIVGNHPIKCLGKWYDDSLNDSNNNSKVEQLVCEGLRNIDKTGLPENFKVWIFQQGLLRRLSWPLMLYEISVSTVDGLERIISKHLRRWLGVPQCFSSTGPYSRTSKLQLPLTSLVEEFKTRKARLVMTFKDSRDEKVRQEGVEVRTRRWSASKAVSEEESKLHHQDIVGTVCIGKEGLGRGQTTRWKEANVTERRQCGLVEDPTCPQCDRVGSLEHILSSREVALAQGQYTWKHGQVLRKIADTLKRERKKGIQKGPIFIQFQK; from the exons ATGATCCTCGAAGCAGGGAAAAGAGAGACGAGAGGCCTGCTGTCTAGGACCAACATCAGACAACGACCGAGCAGGGGATTCATGGACGATTTAACAATCACCGCAACAATGCATGTCCATGCAAGGTGGATCCTAACTGTATTGGAGGATACAGTATCCTGGGCCAGGATGAAATTTAAGGCAGTCAAATTCAGATGTCTGATCCTAAAGAAAGGCCGAGTGACTAGAAAATTTTACCTTTTTATTCAGGGAAAGGAAATTCCATCTATAGTGGGAAATCATCCTATCAAATGTCTTGGGAAATGGTACGACGACAGTTTGAATGACTCTAACAATAACAGCAAGGTAGAACAGCTAGTTTGTGAAGGACTGAGGAATATCGACAAGACAGGTCTACCGGAAAATTTCAAGGTATGGATATTCCAACAAGGACTACTCCGACGACTATCCTGGCCATTGATGTTATACGAGATCTCTGTATCAACAGTCGATGGACTTGAGAGGATAATAAGTAAACATCTCCGGAGATGGCTAGGGGTTCCTCAGTGCTTCTCATCAACAGGACCATACAGTCGGACATCAAAACTACAGCTCCCATTAACATCGTTAGTGGAGGAGTTTAAGACCAGGAAAGCAAGACTTGTCATGACATTCAAAGACTCCAGGGATGAGAAAGTAAGACAAGAAGGAGTAGAGGTGAGAACAAGGAGGTGGTCAGCCAGCAAGGCTGTATCTGAGGAAGAGAGCAAACTTCACCACCAGGATATTGTTGGGACAGTCTGCATAGGAAAAGAGGGGTTGGGAAGAGGACAGACAACTAGATGGAAAGAAGCCAATGTAACTGAGAGAAGACA ATGTGGACTGGTGGAAGATCCAACTTGTCCGCAGTGTGACAGGGTTGGAAGCCTAGAGCACATCCTCTCTTCACGTGAAGTGGCATTGGCACAAGGGCAATACACATGGAAGCATGGCCAGGTGCTAAGGAAGATTGCAGACACCTTGAAAAGAGAGAGGAAAAAGGGAATACAGAAAGGACCAATATTCATCCAGTTTCAAAAGTAG
- the LOC138332293 gene encoding leupaxin-like isoform X2 — translation MQNYTQRVMEDLDALLADLQSTTAQINQYQHQSAPNPQSPQPDQRQQYQQQNHQPQRQYSNEQQNHHDLSYDQQQIPVNNSYDNRHVPQSPGYNSRQVPHSPGYDNRQIPQSPGYDNRQVQHSLGYDNRQQVQQSPGYDNRQVQYSPGYEQQQQQVQRQHSYQSQSSHHSGGGNRSETPPPLPPPPPQEVLDSIPPPRQFDEPLYEGQSVTVIRDRTPSSGTSRSSDPYFDKSPASPPAPKQMSTLTNNLSELDQLLQDLNSAQFMAEVDKRNVSNQHIVNGGGGGGGGGIEVNGGGGVNGGGKARPPPPVAPKPNRNENRNTVDNLLDQLESALPERANNYRGPEPGDNDNYEYTPDQQTAQTNAMNNVHQVSNVQRYNQNNIAVSQQQLPPPSTATRELDDLMATLSEFKVSNAQQRQQQMSMPHARSPSPHSEPSYARPQKSRNASQGSAPPTPAPQPTGYGGQLESMLGDLESDMNRQGVSTTSKGTCGACNQQVVGQVITALGKVWHIEHFICSHCNLPLGTKNFYERDGGAYCEEDYHRLFAPKCAYCNGPIVDKCVTAIGKTWHPEHFFCAQCGRPFGEEGFHEKDNNAYCRQDYLEMFAPRCGGCGNPILDNYISALSRHWHPECFVCRECHMSFGGRSFFDHEGQPYCETHYHLKRGSLCASCQKPITGRCITAMFKKFHPEHFVCAFCLKQLNKGTFKEQNDKPYCHPCFVKLFG, via the exons ATGCCTTACTAGCCGACCTCCAGTCAACGACTGCCCAGATAAACCAGTACCAACATCAATCTGCCCCTAATCCGCAGTCTCCACAGCCAGACCAGCGCCAACAGTACCAACAACAGAACCATCAGCCACAACGTCAGTACAGCAACGAACAACAGAACCATCACGACTTGTCGTATGATCAACAACAGATTCCAGTAAATAACTCGTATGATAATCGGCACGTGCCACAGTCGCCGGGGTACAATAGTAGACAGGTACCACATTCACCAGGATATGATAATCGGCAAATTCCACAGTCACCTGGGTATGATAATCGCCAGGTGCAACATTCACTAGGTTACGATAATCGCCAACAAGTGCAACAATCGCCAGGATACGATAATCGCCAAGTTCAGTACTCGCCTGGGTAcgaacaacaacaacaacaggtTCAGAGGCAGCACAGTTATCAAAGCCAGAGTAGTCATCATTCAGGGGGAGGGAATCGCAGCGAAACCCCACCCCCGCTCCCTCCGCCCCCACCCCAGGAGGTCCTCGACAGTATACCCCCTCCCCGCCAGTTTGATGAG CCGTTGTACGAAGGGCAGAGTGTGACTGTGATTCGAGATAGAACACCAAGCTCCGGAACCTCCCGAAGTTCAGACCCTTATTTCGACAAATCCCCTGCTTCCCCTCCTGCACCCAAACAGATGTCGACATTGACCAATAACCTGTCCGAGCTAGACCAGCTCCTACAGGACCTCAATTCGGCCCAGTTTATGGCTGAAGTGGACAAACGCAATGTCT CGAATCAACATATTGTTAACGGAGGAGGAGGAGGTGGTGGAGGAGGGATAGAAGTAAATGGAGGAGGAGGGGTTAATGGAGGAGGCAAGGCTAGACCCCCTCCTCCTGTAGCTCCCAAACCTAACCGTAACGAAAACAGGAACACTGTGGATAATCTTCTGGACCAATTAGAAAGTGCACTGCCTGAGAGGGCCAACAATTATAGGGG CCCCGAGCCTGGTGATAATGATAACTATGAATACACCCCCGACCAACAGACGGCCCAAACAAACGCCATGAATAATGTACACCAAGTCAGCAATGTACAACGCTACAACCAAAACAACATCGCGGTCTCACAACAGCAGTTACCTCCCCCTTCCACAGCCACTAGGGAGCTGGACGACCTCATGGCCACACTGTCCGAATTCAAG GTATCTAACGCCCAGCAACGACAGCAGCAGATGTCCATGCCCCACGCCCGCTCACCCTCACCACACAGTGAACCCTCCTACGCTCGACCACAAAAGAGTCGGAACGCCTCCCAGGGATCAGCCCCTCCTACCCCTGCCCCCCAGCCTACCGGCTACGGCGGACAGCTGGAGAGCATGCTTGGTGACCTTGAGAGTGATATGAACAGACAGGGGGTCAGTACGACCTCCAAGGGTACATGTGGAGCATGTAACCAACAGGTAGTAGGACAG GTGATAACTGCCCTTGGTAAGGTGTGGCACATAGAACACTTCATCTGTTCACACTGTAACCTTCCACTCGGAACCAAGAACTTCTACGAACGAGACGGTGGAGCCTACTGCGAGGAGGATTATCATCGACTGTTTGCCCCCAAATGTGCCTACTGTAATGGTCCCATTGTAGAT AAATGTGTGACGGCTATAGGTAAGACTTGGCATCCTGAACATTTCTTCTGTGCCCAGTGTGGACGACCATTCGGAGAGGAAGGTTTCCATGAAAAAGACAACAATGCTTACTGCAG ACAAGATTACCTGGAGATGTTTGCCCCTCGCTGCGGAGGCTGTGGTAACCCCATCCTGGATAACTACATCTCGGCTCTCAGCCGACACTGGCACCCGGAGTGCTTCGTATGCAGG GAATGTCACATGTCGTTTGGAGGGAGGAGCTTCTTCGATCACGAGGGTCAGCCCTATTGTGAGACTCACTACCATTTAAAGCGTGGCTCCCTGTGTGCTAGTTGTCAGAAGCCTATCACAGGACGCTGTATCACGGCCATGTTCAAGAAATTTCACCCGGAGCATTTCGTGTGTGCTTTCTGTTTAAAACAGCTCAATAAGGGAACATTCAAGGAACAGAACGACAAACCTTACTGTCACCCATGTTTTGTTAAACTTTTTGGCTGA
- the LOC138332293 gene encoding leupaxin-like isoform X1 yields MFAIAVVFCYEGQTYIWIFLWLQSLDALLADLQSTTAQINQYQHQSAPNPQSPQPDQRQQYQQQNHQPQRQYSNEQQNHHDLSYDQQQIPVNNSYDNRHVPQSPGYNSRQVPHSPGYDNRQIPQSPGYDNRQVQHSLGYDNRQQVQQSPGYDNRQVQYSPGYEQQQQQVQRQHSYQSQSSHHSGGGNRSETPPPLPPPPPQEVLDSIPPPRQFDEPLYEGQSVTVIRDRTPSSGTSRSSDPYFDKSPASPPAPKQMSTLTNNLSELDQLLQDLNSAQFMAEVDKRNVSNQHIVNGGGGGGGGGIEVNGGGGVNGGGKARPPPPVAPKPNRNENRNTVDNLLDQLESALPERANNYRGPEPGDNDNYEYTPDQQTAQTNAMNNVHQVSNVQRYNQNNIAVSQQQLPPPSTATRELDDLMATLSEFKVSNAQQRQQQMSMPHARSPSPHSEPSYARPQKSRNASQGSAPPTPAPQPTGYGGQLESMLGDLESDMNRQGVSTTSKGTCGACNQQVVGQVITALGKVWHIEHFICSHCNLPLGTKNFYERDGGAYCEEDYHRLFAPKCAYCNGPIVDKCVTAIGKTWHPEHFFCAQCGRPFGEEGFHEKDNNAYCRQDYLEMFAPRCGGCGNPILDNYISALSRHWHPECFVCRECHMSFGGRSFFDHEGQPYCETHYHLKRGSLCASCQKPITGRCITAMFKKFHPEHFVCAFCLKQLNKGTFKEQNDKPYCHPCFVKLFG; encoded by the exons ATGCCTTACTAGCCGACCTCCAGTCAACGACTGCCCAGATAAACCAGTACCAACATCAATCTGCCCCTAATCCGCAGTCTCCACAGCCAGACCAGCGCCAACAGTACCAACAACAGAACCATCAGCCACAACGTCAGTACAGCAACGAACAACAGAACCATCACGACTTGTCGTATGATCAACAACAGATTCCAGTAAATAACTCGTATGATAATCGGCACGTGCCACAGTCGCCGGGGTACAATAGTAGACAGGTACCACATTCACCAGGATATGATAATCGGCAAATTCCACAGTCACCTGGGTATGATAATCGCCAGGTGCAACATTCACTAGGTTACGATAATCGCCAACAAGTGCAACAATCGCCAGGATACGATAATCGCCAAGTTCAGTACTCGCCTGGGTAcgaacaacaacaacaacaggtTCAGAGGCAGCACAGTTATCAAAGCCAGAGTAGTCATCATTCAGGGGGAGGGAATCGCAGCGAAACCCCACCCCCGCTCCCTCCGCCCCCACCCCAGGAGGTCCTCGACAGTATACCCCCTCCCCGCCAGTTTGATGAG CCGTTGTACGAAGGGCAGAGTGTGACTGTGATTCGAGATAGAACACCAAGCTCCGGAACCTCCCGAAGTTCAGACCCTTATTTCGACAAATCCCCTGCTTCCCCTCCTGCACCCAAACAGATGTCGACATTGACCAATAACCTGTCCGAGCTAGACCAGCTCCTACAGGACCTCAATTCGGCCCAGTTTATGGCTGAAGTGGACAAACGCAATGTCT CGAATCAACATATTGTTAACGGAGGAGGAGGAGGTGGTGGAGGAGGGATAGAAGTAAATGGAGGAGGAGGGGTTAATGGAGGAGGCAAGGCTAGACCCCCTCCTCCTGTAGCTCCCAAACCTAACCGTAACGAAAACAGGAACACTGTGGATAATCTTCTGGACCAATTAGAAAGTGCACTGCCTGAGAGGGCCAACAATTATAGGGG CCCCGAGCCTGGTGATAATGATAACTATGAATACACCCCCGACCAACAGACGGCCCAAACAAACGCCATGAATAATGTACACCAAGTCAGCAATGTACAACGCTACAACCAAAACAACATCGCGGTCTCACAACAGCAGTTACCTCCCCCTTCCACAGCCACTAGGGAGCTGGACGACCTCATGGCCACACTGTCCGAATTCAAG GTATCTAACGCCCAGCAACGACAGCAGCAGATGTCCATGCCCCACGCCCGCTCACCCTCACCACACAGTGAACCCTCCTACGCTCGACCACAAAAGAGTCGGAACGCCTCCCAGGGATCAGCCCCTCCTACCCCTGCCCCCCAGCCTACCGGCTACGGCGGACAGCTGGAGAGCATGCTTGGTGACCTTGAGAGTGATATGAACAGACAGGGGGTCAGTACGACCTCCAAGGGTACATGTGGAGCATGTAACCAACAGGTAGTAGGACAG GTGATAACTGCCCTTGGTAAGGTGTGGCACATAGAACACTTCATCTGTTCACACTGTAACCTTCCACTCGGAACCAAGAACTTCTACGAACGAGACGGTGGAGCCTACTGCGAGGAGGATTATCATCGACTGTTTGCCCCCAAATGTGCCTACTGTAATGGTCCCATTGTAGAT AAATGTGTGACGGCTATAGGTAAGACTTGGCATCCTGAACATTTCTTCTGTGCCCAGTGTGGACGACCATTCGGAGAGGAAGGTTTCCATGAAAAAGACAACAATGCTTACTGCAG ACAAGATTACCTGGAGATGTTTGCCCCTCGCTGCGGAGGCTGTGGTAACCCCATCCTGGATAACTACATCTCGGCTCTCAGCCGACACTGGCACCCGGAGTGCTTCGTATGCAGG GAATGTCACATGTCGTTTGGAGGGAGGAGCTTCTTCGATCACGAGGGTCAGCCCTATTGTGAGACTCACTACCATTTAAAGCGTGGCTCCCTGTGTGCTAGTTGTCAGAAGCCTATCACAGGACGCTGTATCACGGCCATGTTCAAGAAATTTCACCCGGAGCATTTCGTGTGTGCTTTCTGTTTAAAACAGCTCAATAAGGGAACATTCAAGGAACAGAACGACAAACCTTACTGTCACCCATGTTTTGTTAAACTTTTTGGCTGA
- the LOC138332292 gene encoding glutathione S-transferase theta-1-like yields the protein MALKVYYDFMSQPCRALYIFLKLNKIPFEHKLVALRKGEHMGEDFKKVSPISRVPVIDDDGFVLTESVAILKYLAAKHNVPDHWYPRNDIKAQARVDEFMNYQHLSTRINMAMLFQNLTIIPRMRNKPVDWKKVESFRKGVGITVDQIDKHFLKDNRPFLAGDNMSIADILGICEVMQLYACCEERFIESNPTVNAWAERLKPKLAPYFEESNVVVYKVREHFLKNPPTQPKL from the exons ATGGCGCTGAAAGTGTATTACGATTTTATGTCACAGCCCTGCAGGGCTTTATACATCTTTCTGAAGCTGAATAAGATCCCGTTTGAGCATAAACTGGTTGCACTTAGGAAAG GAGAACATATGGGTGAGGATTTTAAGAAGGTCAGTCCTATCAGTCGTGTCCCAGTCATAGACGATGATGGCTTCGTCCTCACTGAAAG TGTGGCTATCCTGAAGTACCTGGCTGCCAAGCACAATGTCCCTGACCACTGGTATCCACGGAATGACATCAAAGCCCAGGCCAGAGTGGATGAATTCATGAACTATCAACATTTGAGCACCAGGATTAACATGGCTATGCTGTTTCAAAACTTA ACGATAATACCAAGAATGAGGAATAAGCCAGTTGACTGGAAGAAAGTGGAAAGTTTCCGGAAAGGTGTTGGAATTACTGTGGACCAAATTGACAAGCATTTCCTAAAGGACAATCGACCATTTCTGGCTGGTGATAACATGTCCATAGCAGACATCCTCGGGATCTGTGAGGTCATGCAGCTGTATGCCTGTTGTGAAGAGAGGTTTATAGAGTCCAACCCGACAGTGAATGCTTGGGCAGAAAGGCTCAAACCAAAACTGGCACCATACTTTGAAGAATCCAATGTAGTGGTGTATAAAGTTCGTGAACATTTCTTGAAAAATCCTCCAACACAACCAAAGTTGTGA
- the LOC138332291 gene encoding general transcription factor IIH subunit 3-like, which produces MNMTESNVSSQLIIILDTNPVWWGQADKREAGQNQVSLAQCLECLMVFANSHLMMSHRNKLAVIAAHTDKSIFLYPKKNQGGASSTNDEPIQGDGKYELFGSVNNQIKNQAQELVINGGSSLLYPDTVLAGALAMALCYIHRSEKEVSPGEQLSSRILIIKGSEDNPEQYMNLMNAVFTAQKQNVVVDACVLDNDSGLLQQACDITGGTYLKIPQVAGLLQYLLWVYLPDPTERHKLTLPPKAQVDYRAACFCHRNLIDIGYVCSVCLSIHCSFSPICSTCHTTFKMFGPTKGLKRKKKQAS; this is translated from the exons ATGAACATGACGG AAAGTAATGTGAGCAGTCAGTTAATTATTATCCTGGACACAAACCCAGTATGGTGGGGACAGGCAGACAAAAGGGAGGCAGGACAAAACCAG GTGAGTCTGGCACAGTGTCTGGAATGTCTGATGGTGTTTGCCAATTCTCATCTGATGATGAGCCACAGGAACAAACTGGCTGTTATAGCAGCTCACACAGATAAAAG TATATTTCTGTATCCCAAGAAGAATCAAGGTGGAGCGTCCAGCACAAATGATGAGCCTATACAGGGGGATGGTAAATATGAGCTGTTTGGATCAGTCAACAACCAGATCAAGAACCAAGCACAGGAACTTGTTATCAATG GAGGATCAAGTCTCTTATACCCAGACACAGTGTTAGCTGGAGCACTAGCCATGGCATTGTGTT ACATACACAGATCTGAAAAAGAAGTCAGTCCAGGAGAACAACTGTCCTCAAGAATTCTG ATTATCAAAGGATCAGAAGATAACCCTGAACAATATATGAATCTGATGAATGCTGTGTTCACAGCTCAGAAACAG AATGTTGTGGTGGATGCTTGTGTATTAGATAATGATTCAGGACTGTTACAGCAG GCATGTGATATTACTGGAGGTACTTATCTCAAGATTCCTCAGGTAGCTGGTCTGCTTCAGTATCTACTG tggGTGTATCTGCCTGACCCTACAGAGAGACACAAACTTACCCTCCCACCTAAAGCACAGGTTGACTACCGAGCAGCCTGTTTCTGTCATCGTAATCTCATTGATATCGGATATGTGTGTTCTGTATGTCTTTCAA TTCATTGCTCATTCAGTCCCATCTGCTCCACATGCCA TACCACCTTTAAAATGTTTGGACCAACGAAAGGTCTGAAGAGGAAGAAGAAACAAGCATCTTGA
- the LOC138332293 gene encoding leupaxin-like isoform X3, with protein MDIDALLADLQSTTAQINQYQHQSAPNPQSPQPDQRQQYQQQNHQPQRQYSNEQQNHHDLSYDQQQIPVNNSYDNRHVPQSPGYNSRQVPHSPGYDNRQIPQSPGYDNRQVQHSLGYDNRQQVQQSPGYDNRQVQYSPGYEQQQQQVQRQHSYQSQSSHHSGGGNRSETPPPLPPPPPQEVLDSIPPPRQFDEPLYEGQSVTVIRDRTPSSGTSRSSDPYFDKSPASPPAPKQMSTLTNNLSELDQLLQDLNSAQFMAEVDKRNVSNQHIVNGGGGGGGGGIEVNGGGGVNGGGKARPPPPVAPKPNRNENRNTVDNLLDQLESALPERANNYRGPEPGDNDNYEYTPDQQTAQTNAMNNVHQVSNVQRYNQNNIAVSQQQLPPPSTATRELDDLMATLSEFKVSNAQQRQQQMSMPHARSPSPHSEPSYARPQKSRNASQGSAPPTPAPQPTGYGGQLESMLGDLESDMNRQGVSTTSKGTCGACNQQVVGQVITALGKVWHIEHFICSHCNLPLGTKNFYERDGGAYCEEDYHRLFAPKCAYCNGPIVDKCVTAIGKTWHPEHFFCAQCGRPFGEEGFHEKDNNAYCRQDYLEMFAPRCGGCGNPILDNYISALSRHWHPECFVCRECHMSFGGRSFFDHEGQPYCETHYHLKRGSLCASCQKPITGRCITAMFKKFHPEHFVCAFCLKQLNKGTFKEQNDKPYCHPCFVKLFG; from the exons ATGCCTTACTAGCCGACCTCCAGTCAACGACTGCCCAGATAAACCAGTACCAACATCAATCTGCCCCTAATCCGCAGTCTCCACAGCCAGACCAGCGCCAACAGTACCAACAACAGAACCATCAGCCACAACGTCAGTACAGCAACGAACAACAGAACCATCACGACTTGTCGTATGATCAACAACAGATTCCAGTAAATAACTCGTATGATAATCGGCACGTGCCACAGTCGCCGGGGTACAATAGTAGACAGGTACCACATTCACCAGGATATGATAATCGGCAAATTCCACAGTCACCTGGGTATGATAATCGCCAGGTGCAACATTCACTAGGTTACGATAATCGCCAACAAGTGCAACAATCGCCAGGATACGATAATCGCCAAGTTCAGTACTCGCCTGGGTAcgaacaacaacaacaacaggtTCAGAGGCAGCACAGTTATCAAAGCCAGAGTAGTCATCATTCAGGGGGAGGGAATCGCAGCGAAACCCCACCCCCGCTCCCTCCGCCCCCACCCCAGGAGGTCCTCGACAGTATACCCCCTCCCCGCCAGTTTGATGAG CCGTTGTACGAAGGGCAGAGTGTGACTGTGATTCGAGATAGAACACCAAGCTCCGGAACCTCCCGAAGTTCAGACCCTTATTTCGACAAATCCCCTGCTTCCCCTCCTGCACCCAAACAGATGTCGACATTGACCAATAACCTGTCCGAGCTAGACCAGCTCCTACAGGACCTCAATTCGGCCCAGTTTATGGCTGAAGTGGACAAACGCAATGTCT CGAATCAACATATTGTTAACGGAGGAGGAGGAGGTGGTGGAGGAGGGATAGAAGTAAATGGAGGAGGAGGGGTTAATGGAGGAGGCAAGGCTAGACCCCCTCCTCCTGTAGCTCCCAAACCTAACCGTAACGAAAACAGGAACACTGTGGATAATCTTCTGGACCAATTAGAAAGTGCACTGCCTGAGAGGGCCAACAATTATAGGGG CCCCGAGCCTGGTGATAATGATAACTATGAATACACCCCCGACCAACAGACGGCCCAAACAAACGCCATGAATAATGTACACCAAGTCAGCAATGTACAACGCTACAACCAAAACAACATCGCGGTCTCACAACAGCAGTTACCTCCCCCTTCCACAGCCACTAGGGAGCTGGACGACCTCATGGCCACACTGTCCGAATTCAAG GTATCTAACGCCCAGCAACGACAGCAGCAGATGTCCATGCCCCACGCCCGCTCACCCTCACCACACAGTGAACCCTCCTACGCTCGACCACAAAAGAGTCGGAACGCCTCCCAGGGATCAGCCCCTCCTACCCCTGCCCCCCAGCCTACCGGCTACGGCGGACAGCTGGAGAGCATGCTTGGTGACCTTGAGAGTGATATGAACAGACAGGGGGTCAGTACGACCTCCAAGGGTACATGTGGAGCATGTAACCAACAGGTAGTAGGACAG GTGATAACTGCCCTTGGTAAGGTGTGGCACATAGAACACTTCATCTGTTCACACTGTAACCTTCCACTCGGAACCAAGAACTTCTACGAACGAGACGGTGGAGCCTACTGCGAGGAGGATTATCATCGACTGTTTGCCCCCAAATGTGCCTACTGTAATGGTCCCATTGTAGAT AAATGTGTGACGGCTATAGGTAAGACTTGGCATCCTGAACATTTCTTCTGTGCCCAGTGTGGACGACCATTCGGAGAGGAAGGTTTCCATGAAAAAGACAACAATGCTTACTGCAG ACAAGATTACCTGGAGATGTTTGCCCCTCGCTGCGGAGGCTGTGGTAACCCCATCCTGGATAACTACATCTCGGCTCTCAGCCGACACTGGCACCCGGAGTGCTTCGTATGCAGG GAATGTCACATGTCGTTTGGAGGGAGGAGCTTCTTCGATCACGAGGGTCAGCCCTATTGTGAGACTCACTACCATTTAAAGCGTGGCTCCCTGTGTGCTAGTTGTCAGAAGCCTATCACAGGACGCTGTATCACGGCCATGTTCAAGAAATTTCACCCGGAGCATTTCGTGTGTGCTTTCTGTTTAAAACAGCTCAATAAGGGAACATTCAAGGAACAGAACGACAAACCTTACTGTCACCCATGTTTTGTTAAACTTTTTGGCTGA